GTGCTGCTCGTGCTCGACGCCACCGTCGGCCAGAACGCGCTGTCGCAGGTCGAGGCCTTCCACCGCACCGCGGGCGTGACGGGCCTGGTCATGACCAAGCTCGACGGCACCGCGCGTGGCGGCATCCTGGTGGCGCTCGCGGAGAAATTCAAATTGCCGGTGCATTTCATCGGCGTCGGCGAAGGCGTCGACGATCTCGCGCCGTTCACCGCGCGCGATTTCGCCCGCGCGATCGCCGGAATCGAAAGCTAGAGAATGGACAAGACCCAGCCGCATCCGCTGTTCAAGCTTGCGACCGAGCTTGGTCCGCTGCTCGTGTTCTTCTTCGTCAATGCGAAGTTCAACCTGTTTGCCGCGACCGGCGCCTTCATGGTCGCGATCGTGGCGGCGATGATCGCGTCCTATGTGGTGACGCGCCACATCCCGATCATGGCCATCGTCACGGGCGTGATCGTGCTGGTGTTCGGCACGCTGACGCTGGTGCTGCACGACGAGACCTTCATCAAGGTCAAGCCGACCATCATCTACGGCCTGTTCGCCGCGATCCTCGGCGGAGGCCTGTTGTTCGGTCGCTCCTTCATCGCCGTGATGTTCGACCAGATGTTCAACCTGACGCCGCAGGGCTGGCGCATCCTCACGCTGCGGTGGGCGCTGTTCTTCACCGGCATGGCGGTGCTGAACGAGATCGTCTGGCGCACCCAGAGCACGGACTTCTGGGTGAACTTCAAGGTGTTCGGCGTCACGCCCATCACCATGATCTTCGCCATCGCCCAGATGCCGCTGACCAAGCGTTACGGTGTCGAGCCGGCCTCGCTGGAAACCAGCGAGGCCGAGGCGGGGGATATCAGGAAGGGGTAGTCGGATGGAGTCATTCCGGGTTCGATGGTGTCGCATCGCCCTGAATGACGATGACTACTTCAGCGCCTTTTCCATCTGCGGCAGCAGCACCGTCCGATAATTGTCCGGCGTGATCGGACCGACCAGCTTGTAGACGATGGTGCCTTCGCGGCCGACGACGAATGTCTCGGGCACGCCGTAGACGCCCCACTCGATCGAGGCGCGGCCGTTGGCGTCGGCGCCGACGCGGCCGAACGGGTTGCCGTAGCGGCCGAGGAAGCGGCGCGCGTTGTCGGGCGCGTCCTTGTAGTTGATGCCGACGATCTGGAAGCGCTTGTCCTTGGCGAGCTCGGTCAGCAGCGGCGCCTCGTCGTGGCATGGCACGCACCAGGAGGCCCAGACATTGACGAGGCTGACCTTGCCCTTGAACGCGGCGGGATCGAGTCCCGGCACCTGCGCGCCGCCGGCCTGCAATCCCTCGAGCGGCGGCAGCGCGGTCTGCGGCGCGGGGTGGCCGATCAGTGCGGAGGGGATCCGCGACGGATCGCCGCTGCCGAGCCGGAACCAGAACAGCACGGCAAGTCCGAGGAAGGCAAGCAGCGGCAGCACCATCAGGAAGGTGCGGCGCTGCGGCGGTGCCGAGGTCGTTTGGTCGCTCATGGTGTGTCCACAGCGCGGCGGCTGGAGCGGCGGGTGACGCCGCTGCGCTCGAGCTGGCGCAGGCGCTCCGTCTGGTTGCGATAGTCGATGATGACCCAGCCGATCAGGAGCGCGACCACGATTCCGGCCGCGACATAGGACGTCACGATGAAGGAGGCGTATGGACCGAGCGACATCTTATGCAGCCCCTTCTGACGCGTTTTCCTGGCGCGAACCCGGATCCACCGAAAACGCGACGCGGCTCGCCTGCATCATCTGCAGCGAGCGCACGCGCCGGCGCAAGATTTCGTTGCGCATCGCAGCCAGATGCAGCGTGACGAACAGCAGCGTGAACGCCACCGCCATCACCAGCAGCGGAATCAGGAACGCCTTGTCGAGCGTCGAACCGCCCATGCGCATCACCGAGGCCGGCTGATGCAGCGTATTCCACCAGTCGACCGAGAACTTGATGATGGGAAGATTGAGTGCGCCGACCAGTGTCAGCACGGCCGCGGCGCGCGCCGCGCGCGAGGGATCTTCCACCGCGCGCCACAGCGCCATCAGGCCGAGATACATCAGGAACAGGATCAGCACCGACGTCAGCCGCGCATCCCATTCCCAATAGGTGCCCCACATCGGCCGGCCCCACAGCGAGCCCGTGAGCAGCGCCAGGAAGGTGAAGCTGGCGCCGATCGGAGCTGCGGCTTTCGCAGCGACGTCGGCGAGCGGATGCCTCCACACCAGCGTGCCGAGCGAGGCCACGCTCATCACGCCCCAGACGAACATCGACAGCCACGCATTGGGCACGTGGATGAACATGATCTTCACGGTCGCGCCCTGCTGATAATCGTCGGGCGCAACGGCGGATTGATAGAGGCCGATCGTGAGCAGGATGATTGTCGCGGCCACAAGCCATGGCAGCACCCGCGCCGAGAGCGCGAGGAACCTGGTGGGGTTGGCGAGGTCGATCAGCGACATGGTATCCTGATAATCACCGGGGGCTGCTCACGCAATCAGCATGAAAGCGCGCAGCGAAAGTTGATCGGGGTCAAGGCAACCGGCCCATTTCAGTCCAGTCCATGCTTCAGGCTCGCCGCCGCCGCGAACGGGCCGATCACGAGGCTGACCAGCGACAGTGCGCAGAGGATCGAGAACGGCGCGCCGAATGACAACGGCCCGGTGATCGCGGCCTGCGAGGCCGCAACCCCGAAGATCAGCACCGGGATCGACAGCGGCAGCACCAGCACGGCCATCAGCAGCCCGCCCCGGTGCAGCGTCACCGCCAGCGCCGCACCGATCATGCCGGTGAAGGTCAGGGCAGGTGTGCCGGCCAGCAGCGTCAGCGCCACGGCGCCGGTCGCGACCATGTCGAGATTGAGCAAGAGGCCCAGCACTGGGGTTGCAATAATCAGCGGCAGGCCCGCGGCCAGCCAATGCGCCAGCGCCTTGGCCGCGCAGGCGAGTTCCAGCGGCGTTCGGCTCATCGTGATCAGGTCGAGCGAGCCGTCCTCATGGTCGGCCATGAACAGCCGGTCCAGCGTGAGCAGGCTCGCCAGCAGCGCGCCCAGCCACAGGATCGCCGGCCCCAGCCGCGACAGCAGCGCCAGGTCCGGCCCGACCGCGAACGGCATCAGCACGACCACCGTCAGGAAGAACAGCACGCCGATCAGCGCTCCGCCGCCGACGCGGAGCGCGATCCGGATGTCCCGGCGGATGAGCGCGGAGAGAGCGGTCATGGGGAGGCTCCGGTGGCCGCGGCGAGGTGAGCGCCCGGCTCGCACTCCAGACCAACTGCGCTCCCTCCCCCCTTGCGGGGGAGGGTGGGGGAGAGGGAGAGGGGTAGCCCAGGAAATTGTGCGCTTGATCGCAGAGAGGAACGTCGGCCGACTGAGAAAGTCCCCGTGTGGCACCCCCCTCCCTGACCCTCCCCCACAAGGGGGGAGGGAACGGAGGGAGCCGTGCCTAGCCGCTTGGAAAACTGAGGGTCGTACCGCCTCACGCCACGCCCCCAATCCGAAGCTCCCGCGATTCGATGCCGAGCGGCCCATGGGTGGCCGCGATGATCAGGCCGCCGTGCGCCAGATGGTCGCGCATGAGCCCGCTAAACATCTCCTGGCCTGCGGCATCCAGCGCCGTGGTCGGCTCGTCCAGCAGCCAGACCGGGCGGCGGACCGTCAGCAGCCGGGCCAGCGACAGCCGGCGGCGCTGGCCGGCGGACAGGAAGGCGGCGGGCAGATGGGTGGCATGGTCGAGGCCGACGGTGGCCAGGCTCTCAGTCGCGTCACAGCGCACGCCGCCCAGAAATTCAGCCCAGAATGACAGATTTTCAGCCACGCTCAGCGCCGGCTTCAGGGCATCGCGATGACCGAGATAGTGGCACTGCTCGGGCAGCGTCATGTCGGTGTCGCCCCCGTGCAGGACGATCGTGCCGCCGGCCGGCATCAGCAGCCCGGCGATCAGCCGCAGCAACGAGGTCTTGCCCGCTCCGTTGCGTCCCACGACCGCCACGGCTTCGCCGGAGACCGCCTCGAAATCGAGCCCGGAAAACACCTCGCGGCCGCCCCGCACGCAAACCACCCCGCGTCCGGACAGCTTCATCTGACCTGGTACCAACCCGTTCAAAGCCAGGCCTCAGGAAATCTTGGGGTAGCGCATCAGAATTTTTGGCTCGCGACTTGCTGGGTTCGATTGTGGCTGTGGCGGCGCGGTTAGAAAGCTTCTATAAGCCCGGAACTACTTGATGCAGCAACTCAACCTGTCCCTGCAAGCGACCCAGCCTGCTTCGCTGACGGTGTTAAAATACCCTGCCGGGTATAACTAACAATTGGGATTTCCTACATGACCTCGCTCGACAGCTTCAAATGCAAAAAGACCCTCAAGGTCGGCGCCAAGACCTATGTGTATTACAGCCTGCCCACGGCGGAGAAGAACGGTCTGAAGGGAATTTCGAAACTTCCCTATTCGATGAAGGTCCTGCTCGAGAACCTTCTGCGCAACGAGGACGGCCGCTCGGTCAAGAAGGAAGACATCGTTGCTGTCTCGAAGTGGCTGCGCAAGAAGTCGCTGGAGCATGAGATCGCGTTCCGCCCGGCCCGCGTGCTGATGCAGGATTTCACGGGCGTCCCGGCCGTGGTCGATCTGGCTGCGATGCGCAACGCCATGCAGAAGCTCGGCGGCGACGCCGAGAAGATCAACCCGCTGGTTCCCGTCGATCTCGTCATC
The genomic region above belongs to Bradyrhizobium sp. CCBAU 53338 and contains:
- a CDS encoding septation protein A; translated protein: MDKTQPHPLFKLATELGPLLVFFFVNAKFNLFAATGAFMVAIVAAMIASYVVTRHIPIMAIVTGVIVLVFGTLTLVLHDETFIKVKPTIIYGLFAAILGGGLLFGRSFIAVMFDQMFNLTPQGWRILTLRWALFFTGMAVLNEIVWRTQSTDFWVNFKVFGVTPITMIFAIAQMPLTKRYGVEPASLETSEAEAGDIRKG
- the ccmA gene encoding heme ABC exporter ATP-binding protein CcmA, whose amino-acid sequence is MKLSGRGVVCVRGGREVFSGLDFEAVSGEAVAVVGRNGAGKTSLLRLIAGLLMPAGGTIVLHGGDTDMTLPEQCHYLGHRDALKPALSVAENLSFWAEFLGGVRCDATESLATVGLDHATHLPAAFLSAGQRRRLSLARLLTVRRPVWLLDEPTTALDAAGQEMFSGLMRDHLAHGGLIIAATHGPLGIESRELRIGGVA
- a CDS encoding DsbE family thiol:disulfide interchange protein, which codes for MSDQTTSAPPQRRTFLMVLPLLAFLGLAVLFWFRLGSGDPSRIPSALIGHPAPQTALPPLEGLQAGGAQVPGLDPAAFKGKVSLVNVWASWCVPCHDEAPLLTELAKDKRFQIVGINYKDAPDNARRFLGRYGNPFGRVGADANGRASIEWGVYGVPETFVVGREGTIVYKLVGPITPDNYRTVLLPQMEKALK
- a CDS encoding heme ABC transporter permease, whose translation is MSLIDLANPTRFLALSARVLPWLVAATIILLTIGLYQSAVAPDDYQQGATVKIMFIHVPNAWLSMFVWGVMSVASLGTLVWRHPLADVAAKAAAPIGASFTFLALLTGSLWGRPMWGTYWEWDARLTSVLILFLMYLGLMALWRAVEDPSRAARAAAVLTLVGALNLPIIKFSVDWWNTLHQPASVMRMGGSTLDKAFLIPLLVMAVAFTLLFVTLHLAAMRNEILRRRVRSLQMMQASRVAFSVDPGSRQENASEGAA
- the ccmB gene encoding heme exporter protein CcmB, translated to MTALSALIRRDIRIALRVGGGALIGVLFFLTVVVLMPFAVGPDLALLSRLGPAILWLGALLASLLTLDRLFMADHEDGSLDLITMSRTPLELACAAKALAHWLAAGLPLIIATPVLGLLLNLDMVATGAVALTLLAGTPALTFTGMIGAALAVTLHRGGLLMAVLVLPLSIPVLIFGVAASQAAITGPLSFGAPFSILCALSLVSLVIGPFAAAASLKHGLD
- the ccmD gene encoding heme exporter protein CcmD, which codes for MSLGPYASFIVTSYVAAGIVVALLIGWVIIDYRNQTERLRQLERSGVTRRSSRRAVDTP